In Thalassophryne amazonica chromosome 14, fThaAma1.1, whole genome shotgun sequence, one DNA window encodes the following:
- the LOC117524272 gene encoding olfactory receptor 142-like, translated as MDNVTSIHVFFLSGLNETMKHRLVLFSVTLICYCVILLFNVSLVVIIILDKNLHEPMYILLCAYCLNTLYGTTGFYPKFLWDLLSPVHLISYSGCLIQALVMYSFACSELSILALMSYDRYLAICHPLQYHSIMTKKRLFQLVVFSWLIPFIIFCINIFLTSRLKLCRSVISRLLCVNWTIVQLACPSSDTMINSIIAYITIILYASHGLFIVWSYMYLIRKCINSLENRRKFMQTCVPHLTSLLTFLVTIGFDLMYMRFGSKDLPQTFQNFVAIEFLVIPPFMNPLIYGFKLSNIRNKIQDLTRYKY; from the coding sequence ATGGACAATGTGACCTCAATACATGTGTTTTTTCTTTCAGgtttaaatgaaacaatgaagCACAGACTTGTTCTTTTCTCTGTGACTTTAATATGTTACTGTGTGATTTTGCTGTTTAATGTTTCTCTTGTTGTGATCATTATTTTAGATAAGAATCTCCATGAACCCATGTATATTCTACTGTGTGCTTACTGCTTGAATACACTCTATGGGACGACAGGTTTTTACCCCAAATTTCTCTGGGATCTGCTGTCTCCTGTCCATTTGATCTCTTATTCCGGCTGTCTGATTCAGGCTCTGGTCATGTACTCATTTGCTTGCAGTGAACTTTCTATTCTTGCACTTATGTCATATGACAGATACCTGGCTATATGTCACCCCCTGCAGTATCACTCCATCATGACAAAGAAAAGACTGTTTCAGTTAGTAGTTTTCTCATGGCTCATACCTTTTATCATTTTTTGCATTAATATTTTCCTGACATCCAGACTGAAATTATGCAGGTCAGTTATTTCCAGGCTTCTCTGTGTTAACTGGACTATTGTTCAACTTGCTTGTCCTTCATCTGACACGATGATTAACAGCATCATTGCATATATTACCATAATACTTTATGCGTCTCATGGTTTGTTCATAGTTTGGTCATACATGTATCTAATCAGAAAATGCATCAATTCTCTAGAAAACAGGAGAAAGTTCATGCAAACCTGTGTGCCACATTTAACCTCCTTACTCACTTTCCTTGTGACTATAGGCTTTGATCTTATGTATATGCGGTTTGGTTCAAAAGATTTACCACAAACCTTTCAGAATTTTGTTGCAATAGAATTCCTTGTCATACCTCCCTTTATGAATCCTCTGATTTATGGTTTCAAATTGTCAAATATTCGGAACAAAATTCAAGATTTGACTAGATATAAATATTAA